Proteins from a single region of Candidatus Saccharibacteria bacterium:
- a CDS encoding DUF1905 domain-containing protein has product MIRLKTKLFTIGDTTLLRLPDEISAELPSRSQVMVKGSLNGYEFQTALEPDGNWSHWLAIDEKMRTATGVKAGDTVALDFEVTKDWIEPTIPSDLQKALDADPEVFALWSRVTPMARWEWIRWIASTANPETRAKRIVVSFSKLRHGERRPCCFNRAMCTNPHVSKGGRLLDPTRTEN; this is encoded by the coding sequence ATGATTCGTTTAAAAACAAAATTATTTACTATTGGCGATACGACACTTCTTCGTTTGCCCGATGAGATAAGTGCAGAATTGCCGTCACGTAGCCAAGTAATGGTAAAAGGCTCGCTAAATGGTTACGAATTTCAAACGGCACTTGAACCAGATGGCAATTGGAGCCACTGGCTGGCCATTGATGAAAAAATGCGAACGGCCACAGGTGTAAAGGCGGGTGATACGGTAGCATTGGACTTTGAAGTAACGAAAGATTGGATAGAGCCGACTATTCCAAGTGACCTACAAAAGGCACTTGATGCCGATCCTGAAGTGTTTGCGTTATGGTCGCGGGTAACGCCAATGGCGCGCTGGGAGTGGATTCGCTGGATAGCTTCAACTGCAAATCCAGAGACCCGTGCGAAACGCATTGTCGTGTCGTTTTCGAAACTTCGTCATGGCGAGCGTCGCCCATGCTGTTTTAACCGTGCGATGTGTACTAATCCGCATGTATCAAAAGGCGGCCGGCTTCTTGATCCGACAAGAACGGAGAACTAA
- a CDS encoding ABC transporter permease: MKPRSKHKAISLKLLFFIATRNLLANKLRTFLTVFGIVIGVGAIFFLVSFGLGLQKLVTEQVVGDESIKAIDVTSPNSKIIKLNSDATNKMGDLGSVQRVGKSYSFPGSLSYNGAAIDMVTYGVDETYQDLSSLNLSAGRLLKNTDSKQVVVNRAALTSLGISDDKTALGKTIEVVIPISGIGANQETLKYAFEIVGVVDSGSGGELFIPLGIFDAAGVPYYSQAKVVVEDTTQVSALRKQIESLGFETASPVDTLDQINQVFKFFTIVLGGFGAIGMIVSVLGMFNTLTISLLERTQEIGLMMAMGSRNRDMRRLFVLEAFLLSVLGAVIGILLAIAGGEIVNQIMNSLARQRGVEGGFDLFSTPLWLIGSLILFMVVVGMLVVFFPSRRAARINPLDALRRE; encoded by the coding sequence GTGAAACCCCGATCCAAACACAAAGCGATATCACTGAAACTCCTCTTTTTCATCGCTACTCGTAACTTACTCGCGAATAAACTTCGAACCTTTCTTACGGTTTTTGGAATCGTTATTGGCGTTGGCGCGATATTCTTTTTGGTTTCATTTGGCTTAGGGCTTCAAAAACTCGTCACCGAACAGGTGGTTGGCGATGAATCAATTAAAGCAATCGACGTCACCTCGCCGAACTCAAAAATTATCAAACTCAACAGTGACGCAACAAATAAAATGGGTGATCTTGGATCGGTACAACGCGTCGGAAAATCATACTCATTCCCTGGTAGCCTTAGTTATAATGGCGCCGCAATAGACATGGTCACATATGGCGTCGATGAAACGTACCAAGACCTTAGCTCGCTTAATTTATCAGCCGGCCGTCTTCTTAAAAACACCGATTCAAAACAGGTTGTCGTTAACCGAGCCGCGCTAACATCGCTAGGTATTAGCGACGACAAGACTGCTCTTGGTAAAACAATCGAGGTAGTCATTCCGATTTCAGGAATCGGAGCCAACCAGGAGACGCTCAAGTATGCGTTCGAAATTGTCGGCGTCGTCGATTCTGGTTCGGGTGGCGAGCTGTTTATCCCTCTTGGTATTTTCGATGCTGCCGGTGTGCCCTATTATTCGCAAGCAAAGGTTGTTGTGGAGGATACAACGCAAGTATCGGCGCTCCGAAAACAGATTGAAAGCCTTGGGTTCGAAACCGCATCACCTGTCGACACCCTCGACCAAATCAACCAGGTATTCAAGTTCTTCACTATCGTACTTGGCGGCTTTGGAGCAATCGGCATGATCGTATCAGTGCTAGGCATGTTCAACACGCTTACCATTTCGCTTCTTGAACGCACCCAAGAGATTGGACTTATGATGGCCATGGGCTCGCGCAACCGCGATATGCGACGCCTGTTCGTTCTTGAAGCATTCCTCTTGTCGGTTCTTGGCGCCGTCATCGGCATACTTTTAGCCATAGCAGGTGGCGAAATCGTCAATCAAATCATGAACAGTCTGGCACGCCAACGCGGCGTCGAGGGCGGATTTGACTTATTCTCAACACCACTTTGGCTTATTGGATCCCTTATCCTCTTCATGGTCGTCGTTGGTATGCTTGTGGTGTTCTTCCCATCACGCCGTGCAGCACGAATCAATCCGCTAGACGCCTTACGACGCGAATAA
- a CDS encoding DUF427 domain-containing protein, with product MKAIWNNEIIAEADKDDLIRIEGNWYFPSNSIKKEYFSPSDLHTICPWKGEASYYNVTVDGNVNEDAAWYYPQPKDGSVERVRKDFTNFVAFWRGVEVTD from the coding sequence ATGAAAGCAATATGGAACAACGAAATAATTGCAGAGGCAGATAAAGACGATCTGATTCGTATTGAAGGCAACTGGTACTTTCCATCGAACAGTATTAAAAAAGAATACTTTTCGCCGAGCGACCTGCATACAATATGCCCCTGGAAAGGCGAAGCGAGCTATTATAACGTGACGGTTGACGGCAACGTGAACGAGGATGCCGCGTGGTACTACCCGCAGCCAAAAGATGGTTCGGTAGAGCGAGTGAGGAAAGACTTTACGAATTTTGTTGCGTTTTGGCGCGGCGTAGAAGTTACCGATTAG
- a CDS encoding ABC transporter ATP-binding protein encodes MEERLKIDGETLINAQNVHQTFIVNKTSLPILHDISFQMHPHSFNIIYGPSGSGKSTLLNILTGLQRPTTGSITFSSQDIYSLRPDALAHFRARHIGIVYQQNYWVKSLSVIDNVSMPAYFLGHSRKEAHEKALHSLERVGMQSYAKKYPSHLSGGEQQRVAMARALINDPLFIIADEPTGSLDSKNGVMIMNLLKKANADQQRTIILVTHNMEYLPLADHLLHIEDGQVKELKGKNIQETTDELMREMQERIAQLSKQTKESV; translated from the coding sequence ATGGAGGAACGATTAAAAATCGACGGCGAAACGCTAATTAACGCGCAAAATGTACATCAAACATTTATCGTCAACAAAACCAGCCTGCCGATACTTCACGATATTAGCTTTCAAATGCACCCTCACTCGTTCAACATCATTTACGGCCCATCTGGATCTGGTAAATCAACACTTCTTAATATCCTTACCGGGCTTCAACGCCCCACCACGGGCTCTATTACGTTTAGTAGCCAAGACATATATAGTCTAAGGCCCGACGCTCTTGCTCATTTTCGCGCGCGCCATATCGGCATCGTCTACCAGCAAAATTATTGGGTAAAGAGCCTCAGTGTTATCGATAACGTTTCTATGCCCGCCTACTTTTTAGGCCACAGCCGAAAAGAAGCACACGAAAAAGCCCTTCACTCGCTCGAAAGGGTCGGTATGCAGTCTTACGCCAAAAAATATCCATCTCACTTATCTGGTGGTGAGCAACAACGTGTCGCCATGGCCAGGGCGCTCATAAACGACCCTCTGTTTATTATTGCCGACGAACCAACCGGAAGCCTCGATAGCAAGAATGGCGTCATGATTATGAACCTTCTTAAAAAAGCGAATGCCGACCAGCAGCGAACCATTATTCTTGTCACGCACAACATGGAATACTTGCCACTTGCCGATCACCTGCTTCATATCGAGGACGGCCAGGTGAAGGAGCTAAAGGGGAAAAATATTCAAGAAACAACCGACGAGCTTATGCGTGAAATGCAAGAACGTATCGCCCAACTTTCAAAGCAAACCAAGGAGTCAGTATAG